In Rhizobium sp. ARZ01, a genomic segment contains:
- a CDS encoding copper resistance CopC/CopD family protein: MAVLALLFLATTALAHASLTASEPRDGAVIATAPAKFALSFSEPVSPLALRLIEPDGSPVELERFKLRDRTVEIELPPDLSAGTHVLTWRVVSEDGHPVGGSVVFSVGAPSKSAPDAATVDWTVRAAIWVSRIAMYAGLFFGIGGVFAANWLLRDARVARRFNAAMLGTGLVGTALSAGLQGLDALGRPLPYLLDPLVWSTGLSTSFGRTVLAMTVALVLAAFSLHPRLARGTSLLALVTGSLALSLSGHASAAEPQWLMRPSVFLHALAISIWVGALVPLAKALHAGHPAGAKALHRFSALIPSVVSILVVAGIALAVVQVGGLPALFSTAYGYALLVKLALAMLLFALAAFNRWALTGHAEAGDKSAVRALVRSITAEILLVLMVLGVAAAWRFTPPPRTLAIAAAQPASVHLHGSRAMAEVTIARGQAEAAEASAFVMGADFAPLDAKEVTFVFANPSVGIEQIKRKARKLPNGSWDVSDLLLPLPGVWRIRLDILISDFEIERIESEIDIK; this comes from the coding sequence ATGGCTGTCCTGGCCTTGCTCTTCCTGGCAACGACGGCCCTGGCCCACGCTTCGTTGACGGCCAGCGAACCGCGCGACGGTGCCGTAATCGCAACAGCCCCGGCAAAGTTCGCGCTGTCATTCAGCGAGCCGGTGTCGCCGTTGGCATTGAGACTGATCGAGCCGGATGGTTCGCCGGTCGAACTCGAGCGATTCAAACTCCGTGATCGTACCGTTGAAATAGAGCTGCCGCCCGACCTTTCCGCCGGCACGCACGTGCTTACGTGGCGCGTTGTCTCTGAAGACGGGCATCCGGTGGGTGGCTCGGTGGTTTTCTCCGTCGGCGCGCCCAGCAAGTCCGCTCCTGATGCGGCAACGGTCGACTGGACGGTAAGGGCCGCCATCTGGGTGAGCCGCATCGCCATGTATGCTGGGCTGTTCTTCGGCATTGGTGGCGTCTTCGCCGCCAACTGGCTCCTTCGCGATGCGCGGGTGGCGCGCCGATTCAACGCTGCAATGCTCGGGACCGGACTTGTCGGGACCGCGCTTTCCGCCGGACTGCAAGGACTGGATGCGCTGGGCAGGCCGCTACCCTACCTCCTCGATCCGCTGGTGTGGTCGACTGGACTGTCAACGAGCTTCGGGAGAACCGTGCTCGCCATGACCGTGGCGCTTGTACTGGCAGCATTTTCACTGCATCCGCGCCTGGCGAGAGGAACGTCACTCCTTGCGCTGGTCACAGGTTCGCTGGCTTTGTCGCTCAGCGGACATGCCAGTGCCGCTGAACCGCAATGGCTGATGCGGCCGAGCGTTTTTCTCCATGCGTTGGCCATTTCGATCTGGGTCGGAGCCTTGGTGCCGCTTGCCAAAGCGCTTCACGCCGGTCATCCGGCTGGGGCCAAGGCCCTCCATCGCTTCTCCGCACTCATCCCTTCAGTAGTTTCAATTCTCGTGGTTGCGGGCATCGCACTCGCAGTCGTGCAGGTGGGAGGACTGCCGGCCCTTTTCAGCACAGCCTATGGCTATGCGCTTCTCGTCAAGCTTGCTCTGGCGATGCTTCTTTTCGCACTGGCAGCATTCAATCGATGGGCACTGACGGGTCACGCCGAAGCCGGTGACAAAAGCGCGGTCCGGGCGCTTGTGCGTTCGATCACCGCTGAAATTCTTCTGGTGCTAATGGTACTCGGCGTGGCAGCGGCGTGGCGCTTCACCCCGCCACCACGAACGCTTGCAATTGCGGCGGCTCAACCTGCATCGGTCCATCTGCATGGTAGCCGGGCAATGGCGGAAGTGACGATTGCCCGTGGACAGGCTGAAGCGGCGGAAGCTTCTGCCTTCGTGATGGGTGCTGACTTCGCCCCGCTCGACGCGAAGGAGGTCACTTTCGTCTTCGCCAATCCCTCGGTCGGCATCGAGCAAATCAAACGGAAGGCACGCAAGCTACCGAACGGGTCATGGGACGTCTCCGATCTCCTCCTGCCGCTTCCCGGTGTGTGGAGAATTCGGCTGGACATACTGATCAGTGATTTCGAGATCGAGCGAATTGAAAGTGAGATCGATATCAAATAG
- a CDS encoding GntR family transcriptional regulator — protein MARKRADIADAAESSPLYLRIRDALAEAIAAGRLPKGALLLEGHVAGIFSSTRTPVRQAFALLEAAGAIRRFEGRGFVVGQGRGAPLRLMLTPDMFGDGEEAQTLRKAPAWEGIYEGLEREMVHLSVFGRHRINEVELARAKGVGRQVARDALTRLESLGIVEKDERMRWTVVPLDEKRMRDLHDIRVALEPVALRQAFPFISPDERAAMTDRLKRALAGYPDLSIEEMDGMETDLHITLLGHCPNREVLIALRRARFMLNVSKHIMGVSHVMPRDEPFIAEHLVVFAALEAGDIDRTAEALRHHIAISLPKVIGRVAEFRRTHRPEVPVYAHDIGH, from the coding sequence ATGGCAAGGAAACGGGCGGATATCGCGGACGCGGCCGAAAGCAGCCCGCTCTATTTGCGCATCCGTGACGCGCTTGCCGAGGCGATCGCCGCCGGTCGCCTGCCGAAGGGCGCGCTGCTGCTCGAAGGCCATGTCGCCGGCATCTTTTCCTCGACGCGCACGCCGGTTCGCCAGGCCTTTGCATTGCTCGAAGCGGCCGGCGCAATCCGCCGCTTCGAGGGGCGCGGCTTCGTCGTCGGGCAGGGCAGGGGGGCGCCGCTGCGACTGATGCTGACACCAGACATGTTCGGTGATGGCGAGGAGGCGCAGACGCTGCGCAAGGCGCCGGCCTGGGAGGGGATCTATGAGGGGCTGGAGCGGGAGATGGTGCATCTCTCCGTCTTCGGCCGCCACCGCATCAACGAGGTGGAACTGGCGCGCGCCAAGGGTGTCGGCCGGCAGGTGGCGCGCGATGCGCTGACAAGGCTCGAAAGCCTCGGCATCGTCGAGAAGGACGAGCGGATGCGCTGGACGGTGGTGCCGCTCGACGAAAAGCGCATGCGCGACCTGCACGACATCCGCGTGGCGCTGGAGCCGGTGGCGTTGAGGCAGGCATTCCCCTTCATCTCGCCGGACGAGCGGGCGGCGATGACCGACCGCCTCAAGCGCGCGCTTGCCGGCTACCCCGATCTGTCGATCGAGGAGATGGACGGCATGGAGACCGACCTGCACATCACCCTTCTCGGCCATTGCCCCAACCGCGAGGTCCTGATCGCGCTGCGCCGCGCCCGATTCATGCTCAACGTCAGCAAGCACATCATGGGCGTCTCGCATGTCATGCCGAGGGACGAGCCGTTCATTGCGGAGCATCTGGTGGTGTTTGCAGCCCTCGAAGCCGGCGACATCGATCGGACGGCGGAGGCGCTGCGCCACCACATCGCGATCTCGCTGCCGAAGGTGATCGGGCGGGTGGCGGAGTTTCGCCGCACGCATCGGCCGGAAGTTCCGGTGTATGCCCACGATATCGGGCACTGA
- the ilvD gene encoding dihydroxy-acid dehydratase: MPAYRSRTTTHGRNMAGARGLWRATGMKDSDFGKPIIAVVNSFTQFVPGHVHLKDLGQLVAREIEAAGGVAKEFNTIAVDDGIAMGHDGMLYSLPSREIIADSVEYMVNAHCADAMVCISNCDKITPGMLNAAMRLNIPSVFVSGGPMEAGKVVLHGKTHALDLVDAMVAAADDTMSDEDVKAIERSACPTCGSCSGMFTANSMNCLTEALGLSLPGNGSTLATHGDRKRLFVEAGHLIVDLARRYYEQEDESVLPRNVANRKAFENAMSLDIAMGGSTNTVLHILAAAYEGGIDFTLDDINNLSRKVPCLSKVAPAKADVHMEDVHRAGGIMRILGELDRGGLIHRGSPTVHAATLGDAIDRWDITRTNSETVRTFFRAAPGGIPTQVAFSQEARWDELDTDGENGVIRSVEHPFSKDGGLAVLKGNIALDGCIVKTAGVDESILKFTGPAVVFESQDAAVKGILGGEVKAGDVVVIRYEGPKGGPGMQEMLYPTSYLKSKGLGKACALVTDGRFSGGTSGLSIGHASPEAAQGGAIGLVRQGDIIEIDIPNRTINLAVSEAELAARRTEQDKLGWKPAQPRKRNVTTALKAYAAFASSADLGAVRILPE, translated from the coding sequence ATGCCAGCCTATCGCTCCCGAACCACCACCCACGGCCGCAACATGGCCGGTGCCCGCGGCCTTTGGCGCGCGACCGGCATGAAGGATTCGGATTTCGGCAAGCCGATTATCGCGGTGGTGAACTCGTTTACTCAGTTCGTGCCCGGCCACGTGCACCTGAAAGACCTCGGCCAGTTGGTCGCCCGCGAGATCGAGGCGGCCGGGGGCGTCGCCAAGGAATTCAACACGATCGCCGTCGACGACGGCATCGCCATGGGCCATGACGGCATGCTCTATTCGCTGCCGAGCCGCGAGATCATCGCCGACTCGGTCGAATACATGGTCAATGCGCATTGCGCCGACGCCATGGTCTGCATCTCCAACTGCGACAAGATCACGCCCGGCATGCTGAATGCCGCCATGCGCCTCAACATCCCGTCCGTCTTCGTCTCCGGCGGTCCGATGGAGGCCGGCAAGGTCGTGCTGCACGGCAAGACGCATGCGCTCGACCTCGTCGATGCAATGGTCGCAGCCGCCGACGACACGATGTCCGACGAAGACGTCAAGGCTATCGAACGCTCCGCCTGCCCGACCTGCGGCTCGTGCTCGGGCATGTTCACCGCCAACTCGATGAACTGTCTGACCGAAGCGCTCGGCCTGTCGCTCCCCGGCAACGGCTCGACGCTCGCCACCCATGGCGACCGCAAGCGCCTGTTCGTCGAAGCCGGCCACCTGATCGTCGATCTCGCCCGCCGTTACTACGAGCAGGAAGACGAGAGCGTGCTGCCGCGCAACGTCGCCAACCGCAAGGCCTTCGAGAACGCGATGTCCCTGGATATTGCTATGGGCGGCTCGACCAACACCGTGCTGCACATCCTGGCTGCGGCCTATGAAGGCGGGATCGACTTCACCCTGGACGACATCAACAACCTCTCCCGCAAGGTACCCTGCCTCTCCAAGGTCGCCCCTGCGAAGGCCGACGTGCACATGGAAGACGTCCACCGCGCCGGCGGCATCATGCGCATCCTTGGCGAGCTCGACCGTGGCGGCCTGATCCATCGCGGCAGCCCGACCGTGCACGCCGCAACGCTTGGCGATGCCATCGACCGCTGGGACATCACCCGCACCAACAGCGAAACGGTCCGCACCTTCTTCCGCGCCGCCCCCGGCGGTATCCCGACCCAGGTAGCCTTCTCGCAGGAAGCGCGCTGGGACGAGCTCGACACTGACGGCGAAAACGGCGTGATCCGCTCGGTCGAGCACCCCTTCTCCAAGGACGGCGGCCTTGCAGTCTTGAAGGGCAACATCGCGCTCGACGGCTGCATCGTGAAGACGGCCGGCGTCGATGAATCGATCCTGAAGTTCACCGGCCCCGCCGTCGTCTTCGAAAGCCAGGATGCGGCGGTCAAAGGCATTCTCGGCGGCGAAGTGAAGGCCGGCGATGTCGTCGTCATCCGCTACGAGGGCCCGAAGGGCGGTCCCGGCATGCAGGAAATGCTCTATCCGACGAGCTACCTGAAGTCGAAGGGTCTCGGCAAGGCCTGCGCGCTCGTCACCGACGGCCGCTTCTCCGGCGGCACCTCGGGGCTGTCGATCGGCCACGCTTCACCGGAAGCCGCCCAGGGTGGCGCGATCGGCTTGGTGCGCCAGGGCGATATCATCGAGATCGACATCCCGAACCGCACGATCAATCTTGCTGTGTCGGAAGCCGAACTCGCTGCCCGCCGCACCGAACAGGACAAGCTCGGCTGGAAGCCGGCGCAGCCGCGCAAGCGCAACGTCACCACCGCGCTAAAGGCTTACGCCGCCTTTGCCTCATCCGCCGATCTCGGCGCGGTGCGCATCCTGCCGGAATAG
- a CDS encoding glycosyltransferase family 92 protein: MKWLPWRKKKGIIALSLNPPTPRPGRHGIAIVACVKNEEAYIAEWLRFHRAVGIRHFILYDHGSTDETVAEIRRTLPPEAFTLLPWAGGVVASKLNRLIDWQVVAFAHAIQSYGGKYRYMAFIDADEFLLPRQGSTIEEALAATGGFPNVSLPWHMFGTSGHTTKPDAPVAMSYTMRSADPMSRLKHASNFKCIVDPCEVTQASVHSFQTRSYGNVSCNDAGRRAAGKDREQPGFYSNSFLQLNHYYSKSEEEFAAKLARGAIYTLTHQVITERMTTTIRNIQLSQVEDRAMVDFVGRHGIMLERGAG; this comes from the coding sequence ATGAAGTGGCTCCCTTGGAGGAAGAAGAAAGGCATCATCGCTCTTTCGCTCAATCCCCCGACTCCGAGGCCCGGCCGGCATGGCATCGCCATCGTGGCCTGTGTCAAGAACGAGGAAGCGTATATTGCCGAATGGCTGCGCTTCCACCGGGCGGTCGGCATCCGCCATTTCATCCTCTACGATCACGGGTCGACGGACGAAACGGTGGCTGAAATCCGCCGCACCCTGCCCCCTGAAGCCTTCACCCTTCTGCCATGGGCCGGTGGGGTGGTCGCCTCGAAGCTGAACCGGCTAATCGACTGGCAGGTCGTAGCCTTCGCCCACGCCATACAGAGTTACGGCGGCAAATATCGGTACATGGCCTTCATCGACGCCGATGAATTCCTGCTGCCGCGACAAGGGTCGACCATCGAGGAAGCGCTCGCCGCGACCGGCGGCTTTCCGAATGTCTCCTTGCCGTGGCACATGTTCGGCACCAGCGGGCACACGACGAAGCCGGATGCGCCGGTTGCCATGAGCTACACGATGCGTAGCGCCGATCCGATGAGCCGGCTGAAGCATGCGAGCAACTTCAAATGCATTGTCGATCCGTGCGAAGTGACTCAGGCCAGTGTTCACAGCTTCCAGACGCGATCATACGGCAACGTAAGCTGCAATGACGCCGGCAGGCGGGCGGCGGGCAAGGATCGCGAACAGCCGGGCTTCTACTCCAACAGCTTTCTGCAGCTGAACCACTACTACAGCAAGTCGGAAGAGGAATTTGCGGCAAAGCTGGCGCGCGGGGCGATCTATACGCTGACCCACCAAGTGATCACCGAGCGGATGACCACCACGATCCGAAACATCCAGCTGTCCCAGGTCGAGGACCGCGCGATGGTGGATTTCGTCGGTCGCCACGGGATCATGCTTGAGAGAGGCGCGGGCTGA